The Juglans regia cultivar Chandler chromosome 2, Walnut 2.0, whole genome shotgun sequence genome includes a window with the following:
- the LOC109014969 gene encoding uncharacterized protein LOC109014969 produces MDMESLISQTEALSWNDMNLQPAPETAKANSDKILIGRLVADRPLNKFAIHSSIKASWNFIKNFLIEDLEINKFIFTFRSIQDKLRVLNQVPWNFKGHLLILKPWPLGATLQEISLNYAIFNVQIHGLPLDHITLENAIEIGKALGSLIKVEVDPLYGLAFRKYIRIKVEIDITKPLKQGFMMPRIGNHEVWVAFKYEKLSDICYACGRLGHSQIFCGYLSSPPTRLSYGPWLRAEFNNFPENIQSNQQSDSGQQEVTDQFEPFHPPASNADDYSKGKQVISPRKNYEITLGGQSNFTSVQIEKNAEKIPDEMHFLHSPSTHQRPSELAKGTTPTVSQALLNYSDQSQLILSPTSVNVITVRPTTAPCSFNTSLSQISLLSSSTEAPTEQGNSYPPSDPHCLFFI; encoded by the coding sequence ATGGACATGGAATCTCTAATCTCACAAACGGAAGCTCTCTCATGGAATGATATGAATCTTCAACCAGCTCCAGAAACTGCAAAAGCAAATTCAGACAAAATCCTGATAGGAAGGTTAGTAGCTGATCGGCCTCTGAATAAATTTGCAATACACTCTAGTATAAAGGCCTCATGgaacttcataaaaaattttctcattgaGGATCTGGAAATCAACAAGTTTATCTTCACTTTTAGATCCATTCAAGATAAACTTAGAGTGTTAAATCAGGTCCCTTGGAACTTTAAAGGACATTTGCTTATTCTGAAACCATGGCCACTTGGAGCTACTCTTCAAGAAATCAGTTTAAActatgctattttcaatgtgcAAATACATGGATTACCTCTAGATCATATAACTCTTGAAAATGCAATTGAAATTGGGAAAGCTCTCGGTTCTTTGATCAAAGTGGAAGTAGACCCTCTCTATGGATTAGCCTTCAGAAAATATATTCGTATTAAAGTGGAGATTGATATAACTAAGCCTCTCAAGCAAGGTTTCATGATGCCGAGAATTGGGAACCATGAAGTATGGGTAGCTTTTAAGTATGAAAAATTATCAGACATTTGTTATGCGTGTGGGAGACTTGGACACTCTCAAATCTTTTGTGGTTATCTAAGTTCACCTCCAACAAGACTTTCATACGGCCCATGGCTTCGAGCTGAATTCAACAACTTCCCAGAAAATATTCAGTCAAACCAACAatcagatagtgggcaacagGAAGTAACAGATCAATTCGAACCATTTCATCCTCCGGCTTCAAATGCAGATGATTACAGTAAAGGAAAGCAAGTTATTTCcccaagaaaaaattatgaaataactTTGGGTGGACAGAGTAATTTTACCAGTGTTCAAATTGagaaaaatgcagaaaaaataCCGGATGAGATGCATTTCCTCCATTCTCCTTCAACTCACCAAAGGCCAAGTGAACTTGCGAAGGGAACGACCCCAACAGTTTCTCAAGCACTGTTGAACTACAGTGATCAATCACAATTAATTCTCTCACCTACCAGTGTAAATGTGATTACTGTTCGGCCAACCACTGCTCCCTGCAGCTTTAATACAAGTCTCAGTCAAATATCTCTTCTTTCCTCAAGTACAGAAGCGCCGACTGAGCAAGGAAATTCTTATCCACCTTCTGATCCTCACTGtcttttcttcatttaa